The genomic window CCCAGCCTTGGGACGCGAAAGGGTTGTTCGGTCGCAGCGCGCCCCTGGAGGTCGAGGTCGGTTCCGGCAAAGGATTGTTCCTCGTGGCCGCTGCGGCCGCCAAGCCGGAAGTGAACTTTCTGGGCATCGAGCTGGCCAAGAAGTACGCCGAGCACGCGGCGGCACGCGTCTTGCGCCGCGGACACGGCGGCAACGTGCGGGTTGTTTCGGGCGACGCCTTGCGTGTGTTCCGAGAACTGCTGCCGCCCAGTTCACTCGACGCAGTGCATGTCTACTTCCCTGATCCCTGGTGGAAAGCTCGACATAAGAAACGCCGCGTGATGAACGAGGCCTTTGCGCGGGACATCGAACGCACGCTCAAGCCGGGCGGTACGCTGCATTTCTGGAGCGACGTCGAAGAATACTATCAATCGACGCTGGAACTGCTTGCGGCAGCCAGCGGGTTGCAAGGACCATTCGACGTCACGGAACGCGCGGCGGAGCACGATCTCGACTACCGCACCCATTTCGAGCGGCGTATGCGATTGCACGAAAAGCCGGTCTATCGGGCTGAGTACCGACGCCGTGAGGAGTGATCGGCAAATGCTGCCGAACTCCGGCGGACATTGCCGGCGAGTGGGCGCATTTTTCACCGCGGAGCCGCAGAGACGCGGAGCGGAAGCAGGGGGAGTCGAGCGGCGAGCGATGTGCTAACTCGTGGCAATGACTGGGCTTCGGCGACAGATAGTTGGTTGATCTGGTTGCCGTTTGAATGCGCTCGAGTCCTGGCATGTCGATTGCAATGCGGTGGGCGTTGGGACTTCTCCTTTCGCTCGCCTCAGGAATGCACGGATGCAGATTCCTTCGTTGTTCGCCGCGGTGCCGGCGATGGTCAATACCGGCCTGAAGTTGATCGGCGTCGATATCGAGGGCAAGATCGGCCAATCCGCGCCGCAGCAGCCGGAGACGGAATCGTCCGTCAACGCCCCCGAGGACGCGTTCGACCTATCCTCGATCACGCCGGACGATTTTTCCGAGTTGATTGATCAACTTCGAGCAAACGGCCAGCTCTCGGCGGAAGGCTACCGGGAACTACTGGGCGTGCGCTTAGAACTGGACCGCGCCCGAGCGCCGCACGATCAGCCCGTCGACGTGGTGTCGCTGCTCCAGGCCAAGCTCGCCGACCAGCAACAATTCCAAACGCCCGGCGGCGGCGCGCACGCGGATCTAACCAAGCGGCAACTGCAATGGCTGAATTCGATCGGAACTCCTCAGGGGATCAATGCGCTGGCCTAGATTGCTTCCAGAGGATTCACCACGGAGCACTGAGGACACGGCGAGCTGAAGCGGGATCCTCGATACCCGCGCTACAGGCTAGTGTGGCGTGGCTCGCGCAAAGCGAATTGCTTCTCTACATACTTGCCGATTAAATCGGTTTCGAGATTCACAACATCGCCCGGCACAAGACGGCCGAGCGTGGTGACGCCGAGCGTGTGCGGGATAAGCGCGACGCTGAAGCGTTCCGCTTCCACATTGACGACGGTGAGGCTGACGCCGTCGATGGTGATCGAGCCCTTGGAGACAAGTTGCCCGCTCAACGCCTCGGGGAAACGAAACCAGCAGGTGGACCAATCCCCTTCATCGCGACGCGATTCGAGCACACCGACGTCGTCGACGTGTCCGGTGACGAGATGCCCGCCAAGCCGGTCTCCCAAGCACAACGACCGCTCGACATTCACGAGCGATCCGGGCTGCAACCGACCAAGATTGGTCTTCGCGAGCGTCTCGGGCCCCGCTTCAAATGTGAGTTGAGCGTCCTCGCGCGCGACGACGGTCAAGCAACAACCGTTGATGGCGATGCTCTCGCCGATCGCCGCCTCCGCTGCCAATGCGCCGCAACGGAGCGTCAGGCGTTTGCCGGGCGGCGCGTCGATCACGTCCGCGACTTCGACCAGCGCTTCGACGAGTCCTGTGAACATGCGGCGCTACGTCCAGCGAAGGGTTGTGCCAACTACAGATTCAGTCCGCCGAAGCGACGGTCGCGCGCGGCGAAATC from Planctomycetia bacterium includes these protein-coding regions:
- a CDS encoding riboflavin synthase, with product MFTGLVEALVEVADVIDAPPGKRLTLRCGALAAEAAIGESIAINGCCLTVVAREDAQLTFEAGPETLAKTNLGRLQPGSLVNVERSLCLGDRLGGHLVTGHVDDVGVLESRRDEGDWSTCWFRFPEALSGQLVSKGSITIDGVSLTVVNVEAERFSVALIPHTLGVTTLGRLVPGDVVNLETDLIGKYVEKQFALREPRHTSL
- the trmB gene encoding tRNA (guanosine(46)-N7)-methyltransferase TrmB produces the protein QPWDAKGLFGRSAPLEVEVGSGKGLFLVAAAAAKPEVNFLGIELAKKYAEHAAARVLRRGHGGNVRVVSGDALRVFRELLPPSSLDAVHVYFPDPWWKARHKKRRVMNEAFARDIERTLKPGGTLHFWSDVEEYYQSTLELLAAASGLQGPFDVTERAAEHDLDYRTHFERRMRLHEKPVYRAEYRRREE